A genomic region of Seriola aureovittata isolate HTS-2021-v1 ecotype China chromosome 21, ASM2101889v1, whole genome shotgun sequence contains the following coding sequences:
- the LOC130162831 gene encoding circadian clock protein PASD1-like encodes MSRTKQLKQQRDKLRQYQKRINLQLEKERLLAKQLLKNGKKEKALLLLKKKRYQDQLLDKTENQISNLERMVQDLEFAQIESKVINGLKVGNECLKKMHEVMSVEEVERIMDETQDAIEYQRQIDEMLAGSLSQEDEDAVLAELEAITQVMSVEEVERIMDETQDAIEYQRQLKQQRDKLRQYQKRINLQLEKERLLAKQLLKNGKKEKALLLLKKKRYQDQLLDKTENQISNLERMVQDLEFAQIESKVINGLKVGNECLKKMHEVMSVEEVERIMDETQDAIEYQRQIDEMLAGSLSQEDEDAVLAELEAITQGDVQLPEVPSDELPEVPEATEEEAGLFSHTQFPSHFGFDETPSSLSVWSTSYSSFIISDLTALLSLYQIPAFEHFHF; translated from the exons ATGAGCCGAACGAAG CAACTGAAACAGCAAAGAGATAAGCTGAGGCAGTATCAGAAGAGGATCAACctgcagctggagaaggagagacTTTTGgccaaacagctgctgaaaaatggcaaaaaaga AAAAGCACTGCTCTTGCTGAAAAAGAAGCGCTACCAGGACCAACTTCTGGACAAGACGGAGAACCAGATAAGCAACCTGGAGCGCATG gttcaAGACCTGGAGTTTGCGCAGATTGAAAGCAAAGTCATCAACGGGCTGAAGGTTGGAAATGAATGTCTGAAAAAGATGCACGAG GTGATGTCTGTTGAAGAAGTAGAGCGGATTATGGATGAAACCCAAGATGCCATCGAGTACCAAAGG CAAATAGACGAGATGCTGGCCGGCTCTTTATCACAAGAGGATGAAGACGCTGTTCTGGCTGAGCTGGAGGCCATTACTCAG GTGATGTCTGTTGAAGAAGTAGAGCGGATTATGGATGAAACCCAAGATGCCATCGAGTACCAAAGG CAACTGAAACAGCAAAGAGATAAGCTGAGGCAGTATCAGAAGAGGATCAACctgcagctggagaaggagagacTTTTGgccaaacagctgctgaaaaatggcaaaaaaga AAAAGCGCTGCTCTTGCTGAAAAAGAAGCGCTACCAGGACCAACTTCTGGACAAGACGGAGAACCAGATAAGCAACCTGGAGCGCATG gttcaAGACCTGGAGTTTGCCCAGATTGAAAGCAAAGTCATCAACGGGCTGAAGGTTGGAAATGAATGTCTGAAAAAGATGCACGAG GTGATGTCTGTTGAAGAAGTAGAGCGGATTATGGATGAAACCCAAGATGCCATCGAGTACCAAAGG CAAATAGACGAGATGCTGGCCGGCTCTTTATCACAAGAGGATGAAGACGCTGTTCTGGCTGAGCTGGAGGCCATTACTCAG GGAGACGTCCAGCTTCCTGAGGTTCCCTCGGACGAGCTGCCGGAGGTCCCAGAGGCCACGGAGGAGGAAGCAGGTttgttctctcacacacagtttccCTCTCACTTTGGTTTTGACGAGACGCCGAGCAGCCTCTCCGTGTGGTCCACATCTTATTCCAGCTTTATAATCAGTGATCTCACTGCGCTGCTGTCATTGTACCAAATACCTGCCTttgagcattttcatttttaa
- the LOC130162205 gene encoding charged multivesicular body protein 6-like yields the protein MGNLFGKKKQSRVTEQDKAVLQLKQQRDKLRQYQKRINLQLEKERLLAKQLLKNGKKEKALLLLKKKRYQDQLLDKTENQISNLERMVQDLEFAQIESKVINGLKVGNECLKKMHEVMSVEEVERIMDETQDAIEYQRQIDEMLAGSLSQEDEDAVLAELEAITQGDVQLPEVPSDELPEVPEATEEEAGRERPRKKAERELLAA from the exons ATGGGAAACCTgtttggaaaaaagaaacagagccGAGTGACAGAACAAGACAAAGCGGTTTTG CAACTGAAACAGCAAAGAGATAAGCTGAGGCAGTATCAGAAGAGGATCAACctgcagctggagaaggagagacTTTTGgccaaacagctgctgaaaaatggcaaaaaaga AAAAGCGCTGCTCTTGCTGAAAAAGAAGCGCTACCAGGACCAACTTCTGGACAAGACGGAGAACCAGATAAGCAACCTGGAGCGCATG gttcaAGACCTGGAGTTTGCGCAGATTGAAAGCAAAGTCATCAACGGGCTGAAGGTTGGAAATGAATGTCTGAAAAAGATGCACGAG GTGATGTCTGTTGAAGAAGTAGAGCGGATTATGGATGAAACCCAAGATGCCATCGAGTACCAAAGG CAAATAGACGAGATGCTGGCCGGCTCTTTATCACAAGAGGATGAAGACGCTGTTCTGGCTGAGCTGGAGGCCATTACTCAG GGAGACGTCCAGCTTCCTGAGGTTCCCTCGGACGAGCTGCCGGAGGTCCCAGAGGCCACGGAGGAGGAAGCAG GGAGGGAACGTCCCAGAAAGAAAGCAGAGCGCGAGCTGCTCGCTGCGTAG
- the LOC130162891 gene encoding uncharacterized protein LOC130162891 has protein sequence MICCILLLLTLTSCVCGTFVVNVTQSSYQAEEKHNITLEWSFTTKPHTPSDFLIIFCQLFTDVRASVLYHLREGVESQDEEFSGRVQCDKDVLREGRIRLHVSRLRTEDSGLYQCQVLTSDGRSSGKCHLNVSEARDRPEPETEPETEPGEPNTASRGRIGLYCGLGLTAAVVLTLSFVFLLIHFLPRKQRFLPRVQSWI, from the exons atgatctgctgcatcctgctgctcctcacactcacctcctgtgtctgtg GAACATTTGTAGTGAACGTGACACAGAGCTCCTATCAGGCAGAGGAGAAGCACAACATCACACTGGAGTGGAGCTTCACAACCAAACCTCACACTCCATCTGACTTCCTTATTATCTTCTGTCAGCTGTTTACTGATGTCAGAGCCTCAGTCCTGTATCATCTACGTGAGGGTGTTGAGTCTCAGGATGAAGAGTTTTCAGGACGAGTCCAGTGTGACAAAGACGTCCTCAGAGAAGGACGAATCAGACTCCATGTGTccagactgaggactgaggactcaGGACTGTACCAGTGTCAGGTCCTCACCTCTGATGGGAGGAGCTCTGGTAAATGTCACCTCAACGTCTCTG AAGCGAGGGATCGGCCTGAACCTGAGACAGAACCTGAGACAGAACCTGGAGAACCAAACACAGCAAGTCGGGGAAGGATCGGCCTCTACTGTGGACtgggactgacagcagctgttgttctgactctttcttttgttttcttattaattCACTTCCTGCCTAGAAAACAAAGATTTCTACCCAGAGTTCAAAGTTGGATCTGA
- the LOC130162893 gene encoding programmed cell death 1 ligand 1-like — MICCILLLLTLTSCVCGTFVVNVTQSSYQAEEKHNITLEWSFTTKPHTPSDFLIIFCQLFTDLRLSVLYHLHEGVESQDEEFSGRVQCDKDVLREGRIRLHVSRLRTEDSGLYRCQVLTSDGRSSGKCHLNVSEARDRPEPETEPETEPGEPNTASRGRIGLYCGLGLTAAVVLTL, encoded by the exons atgatctgctgcatcctgctgctcctcacactcacctcctgtgtctgtg GAACATTTGTAGTGAACGTGACACAGAGCTCCTATCAGGCAGAGGAGAAGCACAACATCACACTGGAGTGGAGCTTCACAACCAAACCTCACACTCCATCTGACTTCCTTATTATCTTCTGTCAGCTGTTTACTGATCTCAGACTCTCAGTCCTGTATCATCTACATGAGGGTGTTGAGTCTCAGGATGAAGAGTTTTCAGGACGAGTCCAGTGTGACAAAGACGTCCTCAGAGAAGGACGAATCAGACTCCATGTGTccagactgaggactgaggactcaGGACTGTACCGGTGTCAGGTCCTCACCTCTGATGGGAGGAGCTCTGGTAAATGTCACCTCAACGTCTCTG AAGCGAGGGATCGGCCTGAACCTGAGACAGAACCTGAGACAGAACCTGGAGAACCAAACACAGCAAGTCGGGGAAGGATCGGCCTCTACTGTGGACtgggactgacagcagctgttgttctgACTCTCTGA